A portion of the Rhodopseudomonas sp. BAL398 genome contains these proteins:
- a CDS encoding TOBE domain-containing protein, with translation MTQQTLPIEATVTLGSKDVASVGRERIRLLQAVAREGSITAGAKAVGLSYKAAWDGLDAMTNLFGQPLLETRTGGSKGGGAALTPTGLRVIEAFGRLEAEMARVFRSLEPDLAGSGISPFNLVSGFFMKTSARNALRGTVTAIQSDTLSAEVAVAVSDDTTIYAMLTSESVRSLGLCVGREAIVLIKAPFVLISPGDVVPLVSARNCVRGVVRRADISAVNAEIVLDIGGDKTLAASITARSAADLKLSPGDPACALFDAAHVIVAID, from the coding sequence ATGACGCAGCAAACGCTCCCGATCGAAGCCACCGTGACGCTTGGCAGCAAGGATGTCGCCAGCGTCGGGCGCGAGCGCATCCGCTTGCTGCAGGCGGTGGCGCGCGAGGGCAGCATCACCGCCGGCGCCAAGGCGGTCGGGCTCAGCTACAAGGCGGCCTGGGACGGGCTCGATGCGATGACCAACCTGTTTGGCCAGCCGCTGCTCGAAACCCGGACCGGCGGCAGCAAGGGCGGCGGCGCCGCTCTGACGCCCACGGGATTGCGGGTGATCGAGGCGTTCGGCCGGCTCGAGGCCGAAATGGCGCGGGTGTTTCGCAGCCTCGAGCCCGATCTCGCCGGCTCCGGGATCTCTCCCTTCAATCTCGTCTCCGGATTTTTCATGAAAACCAGCGCCCGCAACGCCCTTCGCGGCACCGTCACGGCGATCCAGTCCGATACGCTCAGCGCCGAAGTCGCAGTCGCGGTGTCGGACGACACCACGATCTACGCGATGCTCACAAGCGAGAGCGTGCGCAGCCTCGGGCTGTGCGTCGGCCGCGAGGCGATCGTGCTGATCAAGGCGCCGTTCGTGCTGATCTCGCCAGGCGATGTGGTGCCGCTGGTCTCGGCGCGCAATTGCGTGCGCGGCGTGGTCCGGCGCGCCGATATTTCCGCTGTCAATGCCGAGATCGTGCTCGACATCGGCGGCGACAAGACGCTGGCCGCCTCGATCACCGCGCGCAGTGCCGCCGATTTGAAGCTTTCCCCCGGCGATCCGGCCTGCGCGTTGTTCGACGCCGCGCACGTCATCGTCGCCATCGACTAG